The following are from one region of the Cetobacterium somerae genome:
- the brnQ gene encoding branched-chain amino acid transport system II carrier protein, translated as MNKKKEILILGFALFSMFFGAGNLLFPPSVGVAVGKDWFEAGLGFFLTGIGLPLLGILAFTKVGSLDEFANKVSNKFNTIYSTILILVIGPLFAIPRTGSTTFEMGVLPLFPNSNPTIIAVLTSVIFFGVTLFLVLNESSITDILGKFLTPIILLILSLITILGITSDLGTPVDSIINGNPFSYGFVSGYQTMDALASVLFGVIIIRGLEGKGVTDTNEQKSFLSNAGFIAAIGLGFIYLSLIYLGAQISSIKGLTTAQTTLTLAEMTLGNIGKIAFGICVAAACLTTSVGLVALASEWFSKLFKISYKKIALGICIFSTILSVAGLDYIISLSVPVLVILYPVTIVLILLNIFGIKNHFTFKSVVAVTLIISIAEMLKVDLSFIPLANHGFPWVIPALIAFGMSFIFKTEKLTLKKNA; from the coding sequence ATGAATAAAAAGAAAGAAATTTTAATTTTAGGTTTCGCTCTATTCTCTATGTTTTTTGGAGCAGGAAATTTACTATTCCCACCTTCTGTTGGAGTAGCTGTAGGAAAAGATTGGTTTGAAGCTGGTCTAGGATTTTTTCTAACTGGAATTGGTTTACCACTACTTGGAATTCTTGCATTCACAAAAGTTGGAAGTCTAGATGAGTTTGCAAATAAAGTTTCAAATAAATTTAATACAATCTACTCTACTATATTAATATTAGTTATAGGTCCTCTATTTGCTATACCAAGAACTGGATCAACTACTTTTGAAATGGGAGTTTTACCCTTATTTCCTAATTCAAACCCTACTATTATAGCTGTGTTAACATCTGTTATTTTCTTTGGAGTAACTTTATTTTTAGTTTTAAATGAATCAAGTATAACTGATATTCTAGGTAAATTTTTAACACCTATTATCTTATTGATTCTTTCATTAATAACTATTTTAGGAATAACTAGCGATTTAGGAACTCCTGTTGACTCTATAATAAATGGAAATCCTTTCTCTTATGGATTTGTTAGCGGTTACCAGACAATGGACGCTTTAGCTTCTGTTCTATTTGGAGTTATAATTATTAGGGGACTTGAAGGAAAGGGAGTAACTGATACAAATGAACAAAAATCTTTTTTAAGTAATGCTGGATTTATTGCTGCTATTGGTCTTGGATTTATCTATTTAAGCTTAATTTATTTAGGAGCACAAATTAGTAGTATAAAAGGTCTTACAACTGCTCAAACAACACTAACTTTAGCAGAAATGACTCTTGGAAATATTGGGAAAATAGCTTTTGGAATTTGTGTTGCTGCAGCTTGTTTAACAACTTCTGTAGGATTAGTTGCTTTAGCTAGTGAATGGTTTTCAAAACTATTTAAAATATCTTATAAAAAAATAGCTCTTGGAATTTGTATTTTTTCAACAATACTTTCTGTTGCTGGATTAGACTATATAATTAGTTTATCTGTACCTGTTTTAGTAATACTTTATCCAGTTACTATCGTTCTTATTTTACTAAATATTTTTGGTATTAAAAATCACTTTACCTTTAAATCTGTTGTTGCAGTAACTTTAATAATCAGTATAGCTGAAATGTTAAAAGTAGATTTAAGCTTTATTCCTCTTGCTAATCACGGATTTCCTTGGGTTATACCAGCTTTAATAGCTTTTGGAATGTCTTTTATCTTTAAAACTGAAAAACTAACTTTAAAAAAGAATGCATAA